A region of the Nitrospirota bacterium genome:
TCCAATCTGGAGTGCGTAATAAAGAGCTCCCGTGCCAAAGGTGAGACGGGCCAGTTGAGACACGACTGTCTCATCCGGTTTGGGCAGGATGCCATGGTGTGAGGCCAGGAAGGTGATGCCCATGAACAGGCCTGCCAGAATCAGAGACATATGGATCATGGTGGTTGAGGCATTCTCGGACTCCGGCCGACGAAAAGTTTTTACACCGTTCGAAATCACTTCCATTCCGGTCACGGCTGAACAGCCGGCAGCGAATGAGCGGAGAATCAAGAATAGCGTCAGTTCTTCGACCGCCATCTGGTGGTCCGGTGACACCGAGACACCTTGTCCGAACAGGGCATGGATAGCGCCGATCACCACCATGACTCCGAGGGTGCCGATGGCAAAGTACACGGGGATAGCAAAAAATTTTCCCGACTCCCTTAGGCCGCGCAGATTCATGATGATAATGAAGACTGTTGCGGCGAGCGCCAGGGCCTCGCGATGCTCGAACAAACTTGGTACGGCCGAAGTGAGGGCTGAGATGCCTGCCGCCACACTGACGGCTACGGTAAGGACATAGTCGATTATCAATGCCCCTGCGGCGATTAGTGCCGGACGTTCCCCCAGGTTGGTGCGGGCGACAATATAAGCTCCGCCGCCCTCCGGGTATGCGTAGATGATCTGGCGATAGGAAATGGTCAGGATGACGATAAGAGACAGAATCGCCAGGCTGACAGGAATGGACCAGGCAATCGCGGCGGTTCCCGCGAGGACCAACACGAGGAGGATTTCCTCCGTGGCATAAGCGACAGAGGAAATCGCGTTCGAGGAAAAGACTGCGAGAGCGAGGGTTTTCGACAGCCGTTCCTGTGCAGCCTGAACGCTTTTGAGCGGATCGCCGACCAGCCAACGTTTCAGAGGCATGGATGCTATTATCGCACAGAAGCGGAGACGTGCGCATCGAAGAAGAGATCTTTAGAGCTTAGGAGGCGAAAACCCCACTCGTTTCCGTGGAATGAAACTCCATTAATAAGAGGCCATGCGAGTTGTATCGGCAGCTGTAAAAAATTAAGATGATGAGGAGTTGACAGCCGAAAGGGATTTCAGTATCTTCCGCCCGTATTCAAAGGCAATGAAGAGACTATCCATGTATAGTGATGAAAGAGGTGCGATCGCGAATCATAATTCAATGATAACTCTCCTCTAGACAACAGCCTGTGTTACTGACCATTTTTCAAGGAGGCCGGTCCATGATTATACACAAGGTACGGGGTTGCGTGCTTACCCGAATGCTCGGCGCAATAGCGGCGATAGCCCTCATCGGGGTCCCGCTCGCATCAGCTGAGAATTCCTCACAGCCTGGCCAGCCGTCGTCGCCGCATGTCGCGATGAACCATCAGCTGCCAGGTTGGGCTGAGAAACTCAAAGGCCAGACGATCGTCGAAGATGCGATGGGCGGCAAGCCCACACGTGCTGCGATGGTTGAACAGCAGCATCAGCGGATCATGGAGCATATGGCCCAGGATCCCCAAATGCAGGGTGTCAACACGGGGATGTACAACACCTCCTCCATGATGCATCAATATGGAGCAGGTGGACAGGACATGCTCCTCGTATCCGATCCTCGAGTGGAGCCGGTGGCGATGACCGGTGGCGGGAAATGTCCTGCCACGGCTCCGGTGAAGCAGTACAATATCTCCACGATCAACGTCGAAATTACTCTCAATCAGTGGCTCGACTTCTATCCAGGCTACATGTATGTGCTGGACGAGGATCTCGATAAGGTGCGCGCCGAAGAAGCCAAGAACAAGGAAGCCCGAGAGAAGGACGGGTTCGATCCTGGTGCCGTGATTCCAGGCGTGCAGGCTCAGTGGATTCAGCCCCTCGTATTCCGCGGGAACCAGGGCGATTGCATCAAGATAAAGCTCTCGAACAAGCTGGAAGAGGGAAGTGGGCCGGTCAGTCTGCATATCCATGGATCGAGTATGGTTGTGAGTGCCACCGGAGCTGCGGCGACGACAACCAACCCCGATTCAGTCGTCGAAGAGAAGAAGACCGGCGAGTTCGAGTGGTATCTCCACCCGAACATCCAGGAAGGTGTCCGCCAATTTCATACCTATGCCCAAGATCGTGAGTTGACGGTGATGGGTTTGTTCGGCGCGTTCGTCGTCGAGCCTCGCGGATCGAGTTATCTGGAGCCGCTTGGCGCAGGGGATCCCACGCCGGCCTCCAGCGGTTGGCAAACAATCATTAAGAACGGGACCGGCCCTGATTTCCGCGAGTTTGTGCTGATCTATCATGAAATCGGCGACGAGGCCTTCCGCCCGCTCAATAAGAAGGGTGACTTCCTGCCCCAGCGCGATCCGTTGACCGATACCTATCGTCCAGGTGGCCGTGCAATCAACTATCGCAGCGAGCCGTTCGGCATCAACAACATGCACCTGCAGCACGAATATTTCGGGTTCGAAGACGAGTCGATGGGCTACAGTTCTTATACGTTCGGCGATCCCTCCCCGACGATTCCTCGTTCCTACATTGGCGATCCGGCCAAGTTCCGTTTGGTGCACGGTGGTTCGGAAGTCTTTCATTCGCATCATCCACACGGTGGCACTATCCGGTGGCCGCGCAGCCCGCGGGCGATCGACGACATGAACCTCTGGGCAACCGCAGGGAACGGGCCGGTCAAGTATCCGGTGATTCGTGCCAAGACAGACCGGGTTGACGTTGAGGTCATCGGGCCTTCCGAAGCGCTCGACCTCGAGACCGAGTGCGGCTCAGGCCTTTGCCAGCAGCTGGCTGGCGACTTCCTCTTTCATTGCCATGTGGCCCACCATTATGTGTCAGGGATGTGGGGCTATTGGCGTGTCTACAACACCATCCAACAGGGAGACCTGCGGAACGACGTGATGCCGGATCTGCGCGAGTTGCCGGATCGCAAGGGCCGGATCAGGACTCCCATCTCGTCGGACAAGCTTATCGGTCAGACGGTCGATTGGTTCGGTAAGGCATTTAGAATCATCGACAAAGGCAAGAGCAACTGGGCCACGAACCCTGCCGTCATCACGATCAAGGATTGGGTAGAGATGCAGATGCCGACGATGGGCAAGCCTGGTCACAAAGACGATGAGAAGGGTCAGCTCGTGTCCTACGATGCCACGGTCCTGGACTGGGCCTGGGAAGGCAATCGTGCCATGAGTGAGAAGGAGAGCACGACCGACAATCCCAAGTATAAGTCTACTCATCCAGGTAAGCGGCATCCGATCATGTTTGAGCCGTTGACCGGCAAGGTGGCCTGGCCGCATCTCACGCCACATTTCGGCAAGCGGGTGATGTTCTCTCCGAATCACTCGGGTGCGCCGTGGCTGGAGATGATCCGTCGAGAAGTGAATGGTGATGAGAGCATTGATCAGGCGAAGCCCGGTGAGAACGGCGTCTGGAGCCTCTGTCCGGAGAATGCAGGACGGAAGGATTACAATGTTCACTTTATCAAGCTGCCGATCAAGATTGCCAAGGCTCAGGGTAAGGAGCCCCCGGTGATCGATCCGAACGGACTGATTTACGTGCTCCATGAAGAAGAGGCGGCCATCCGGGCTAACGACGATCTCAAGTATCCGTTGGTCGTGCGGGGAAACATCTACGACTGCGTCGATTGGACCCTGACTAGTGAATGGGACGACGACGATTTCACGAACTTCCAGTCGTCGAAGATCAACACGCACTGGCATTTCCTCCAGTTCGATAACCAAGCGTCAGACGGGGTGATCACCGGCTTCTCCTACGAACAGTCGGTTCGCCCGTTCACAATGCTGGAGAAGAAGAACAAGAAAGGATTGCCTCTTCCGATGAACACGGTGCTGACTGCGCCTGTGAAAAAAGGCGCAGCCTCGATCACCGTCAAGAATGCAGGCCAGTACCATGTCGGTACCCTGATCTTGGTGGGCGCCGATAATGTCAAGGGTAATGAAATCGCCCGGATCAAGAGTATCAAGGGTAGTACGATCGCCTTGACAAAGGGACTGAAGAACGATCACCCGGCGAACGACATCGTGACGGTTGAGTTTGTTCGGCAGCGTTTCTGGGTCGATGCGGACGTGGGCACCGTGTTCTGGCATGACCACGCATTCGGCGCGACCACCTGGCCGCATGGCGGGTTCGGAACCTTTATTGCTGAACCGGTAGGATCAACCTATCACGATCCGAAGACCGGGAAGCCGATCCGTAGCGGACCAATCGCAGACATTCGCACAGTCGAGCCGGTCGGCTATGGGGTGAACAACAGTTTCCGTGAGTTGATGGTGCAGGTACACGATACTGTGCCGCACACCGTCAACATCGTAACTGCGGGCAATCCGCCTGGGCAGCCGATAGAAGTGGCGCTTGAGGCAGGTAAGACTGTGTCGTTCATGATGCCGGAGAAGATTTATATGACCCCGATGCCGTTCCTGAACGGCGGGACCCATACGACCGGCAGCGGGTTGAACTTCAGGGCCGGTCCGATCGCCCAACGATTGGCGACCAATCCAGACGTATCACAGGCGTTCAATAGCCAGATCCATGGTGATCCCTACACCCCTCTCCTGAGGGCGTATGTCGGAGATACGATGGTGTTTCGGTTGTTGCATACATTGATGAACGAGACGATGACCTGGACCCTTGCCGGCCATACATTCTTGAGCGAGCGGTATGCCGGCGATGCGAACCGGAAGAATTCGATGCATGTCGGGATCGCAGAGCGGTACGACCTCGTGGTGCCGCAAGCCGGGGGACCGAGGTTGCAAGCAGGTGACTATATCCACTTCAATGGACGGTCGTCGAAGCTTTCTGAAGGCGCCTGGGGCATTCTCCGTGTCTATGACAAGGAGCAGGCTGATTTGAAGAAGCTCCCGGCCGGTTTCTCCAACAAGGGGGAAATTCCTAAGGCGCTGCCGGTCTGCCCTGCAGACGCGCCAGTGAAGACCTTCAACGTCGTGGCCTTGGATTATCCAGCCATGAAGTTCAACGCGAAGGCCCCGGATGCCATTGAGGTGGACTTCGAGCGGACGATCCAAATCAGTAATCCTGAAGCGAAGATCTATGCCTTGGAGGAGGACACGGCAAAAGTGGCCAGCGGTGCGCATCCGATGCCTCTTACGCTTCGCGTGAATATCGGCGATTGCGTCAAGGTCAATCTGAAAAACAAGATGAAGGAGGGTAAGGCCTCTTTCTCCGCGATCGGGCTGGCCTTCGATCCCAAGGATTCCATGGGTGCCAACGTCGGTAACAACCAGGGCGATCAGACGATCGCACCTGGTGCCGAGCGAACCTATACCTACTACGCGGATCCATTCAATGGTGAGACCACGTCGTTGGTGTGGGATTGGGGTAATGTAATGACGAATCCACGCAACGGGCTGTTCGGAGCCGTGGTGGTCGGTCCGAAGGGATCCAAGTATCGGGACCCGAAAACCGGTGCAGATCTCACGAACAAGAATGCCTGGGCCGCCGATGTGATCATCGATCGTTCGGTCCCCGGTAACGAGATGCGGGCTAATTATCGCGACGTGGCGTTGTTCTTCCAAGACGAAGACAACATTATCGGCACGAGTTTTATGCCCTATGTGCAAAACGTGGCGGGTCTGACAGGTGTCAACTATCGGTCGGAGCCGTATAAGTATCGCGAAGAGCAGGGATGCTCGCTGGGCAAGATGTTCCAGCCTTGCAAGGTTGGCAAGCCGGAGGACCCATCGACACCCGTGATTGAAGCGCACTCGGGGGACCCGGTGCGGATTCATGTGATCGGGGCGAGCAATGAGCAGAACGGGATGTTCAGCGTTGAAAAGCATGAGTGGCCGATCGAGCCCTTCATGCGCGGCGCGGATCTCATCAGCGTGGTCGAGTTTGCCGGTTCGGAAGTGCTCGATGCGTTTCTGCCGTCGGCCGGAGGACCCTATCGTTTGCCCGGCGACTATGTGTACAGCAACCAGCGGTTGCCGTACTCCCAGTCTGGGCAATGGGGCTATGTCCGCGTGTTGCCGTCAGGCGATACACGGCTGCTGCCTCTCACCGGCGCAGGTGCCAGCATGAAGAGTGCATCGGTTGAGCCACCAGTACAGGTCATTCCGGTCGCAGCGAAGTAATCCTGCGTCGCGCAGGATGTAGCGAATCGGGAGAAGGGGGGGGCGTGGCTCCCCCCTTTTTCTTTGGCGCAGCTTTTTGATAGGGTGCTCGAAGATATAACAATGAAAACCTGGATTAGAGATTTCACGGTAATGGCGGGCATGCTTGCGGCCATATCGGTCGGCGCGGAATCGTCATCGGCTTACGACGTCATGGATGTTCAGCACGGAGGGACAGTCCAGGGGACGGTGAGGCTCGATGGCGACGTGCCGGAACCCAAAGGCTTCAACCTCATTACGTTTCCCGATCCAGCTTATTGCGGCCGGATTTCCAATGGACGAGGTTGGCGACTCCTTCATGATTTTGTGGTGAATCAGCGGGGTGGGTTGAAAGATGCCATTGTGTTGCTGGAAGGTGTGAAGGCCGGCAAACCGTTCGAGCTCTCAGTCCCCCTGATTGAAGCGCGGGATTGTCAATTTTCTCCCTTCATAACCATCGTTCGGAACGGCCACGCTGTGGAAGTCGTCAATATGGATCCGGTGATGCACGATATCCAAGGCTATGAGACTTCGATCGAAGCCGGCGCCCGTGTGTTATTCAACACGCCCTTGGTCATGAATCATCAGCACCGCCGCGGCGACATCCATGCGATGCACAACCATGCACCGGGTAAGTCGTTGGTCGGGCCGCTGTATTTGAACAGAGGGCGGCGGACGTTCTATATGCAATGCGGCTTCCACGCCTACATGGAAAGTTGGGCCATGGCCGTCAATAATCCCTACTACACACTGACCGATGAGAGCGGGGCGTTTTCTATCGAGAACATCCCTCCTGGCACCTATCAGTTAGTGGTGTGGCATCCTCAGACCGGCCCGGGCCTCACCAAGATTGTTACAGTCCAGCCGGAAGGTAAACTGGTCGAGCAGCTTTCCCTCCTCGCTCCGAAAGGAAACCGTTCTGCCTACAAGGTGATGGACAATCCCCGCTTCGGTCCGGAAACGCTGGGGTACGCAGTCGATATTCAGCCGCTCGTCGAGCATCAGCACTGAACGCTCATGTCCATTATATATACCGTGGGTCAGAAGGCCTGCAGATGGGGGCTCCGCCTCTAGTTTGCCCTGTGGGCTGGATTGGGAGGGATGCCGTATAGATGTGGCAGCTGATGATAGAGCTGTTCCCTCTACAGAATTTTCCGGCTCACTCGTGAAGACCGTCAAGGGACGGCACTATCACGCGCAGGTATTTGTGAAGGGGGACCGATTCCTGATTTGGGGATGCGATGGCAGCTGGTCGTACAGCTCAGCTCTTCGAAGCCCACACAGACCATCGGAGTCGAAACGAACGATTCTATGAATGGGTGGATCAGGACACGGGAGTGGTCTTGAAACTCGTCAGCCTGGATCGGGAGTGGGCATTTGAGTATGAGCGGTTCAGACTGTCGCCTCAGCCTGCCTCGTATTTCGAAGAGCCACGGGGATACCACAAGCGTCTATCGACATCTAAGCCGCCAGGGCAGGGATAGGAAGAGCGATGCGTGAACTGTTCATGCGCAGTCGGTCTTATCGCTGGAGTTTTCCGGCTGCAGTTGCATGCTTCGTCCTGTTGGGTGGAGCGGATCAGTTGCTGTTCGCTGCGGGGGCCTCATCTGTTCCGAAAGAAATCCAGGAAGCGTTTGATACACAACAGTACGCACAGGTGCTTGAGCGATTGGGCAAGTTGGGGAAGGAGCAGGGTATGGCTCCGGACCTTCACCGGCTGAAGATTCGCTCATTGCTCAAGCTCGGGAATCCCAAGGATGCGCTCGGTGAGTACGACAAACTGGAACGCTCACTCAAGCAAGATGATCTCCCCCTCCTTCGAGAGGTGGCATTGGGGTTCATCGTCGTATTGGTGAAGGACATGCGTGAACAAATGCGCGGAGCTGCCTACACGGCACTCAAGGAAGTAGACGGTGACGACATGATTCCCTATTTTGAAGATGGCTTGAGCGATGGGTCGGGGCCAGTCCGTGCGCTCGCCGTTGAAGGGCTCGGCCGATCAGAAATGGGAAGGAAGTCGGCAAGATTGCGTACAGCGATTGAGGATCAAGCAGGGTTGGTGAAGGCGCGCGTAGTGAAAACGCTCGGAAAAACTGGGGATCCAGGAGTGATGCCGTTAGTCGAGGCGGCGACAAAGGACGAACTCACCACGGTTCGTATCGCGGCGTACGGCGCACTGATCAGGCTTGGCAAGAAAGAGGTTTGGGCCGAACTGCAGAAGGCCGCTGCCTCGCTCAACCCAGAGGATCGCGCTGATGCGATTCGCACGATGGCCGAGTTGAAAGACCATCGAGGCGCCCCCGTCATGATGGAGGCCTTGACTTACAAACAACCCTCCGTTCGTGGCGCTGCAGCCAGAGGGCTCGGGCATCTTGGATACACAGAGGCGAGAGGATCGATTGAGCAGTTATTGAAAGATCCTGTGCCCGCCGTTCGTGAGTCTGCGGTGACAGGGTTGGCGGAATTGGGAGGATCGGAATCGGTTTCCGCACTGAACAAGGCACTCAGCGATGGGAGCCATACCGTGCGCGCTTCGGCAGTTGCCGCGTTACTTCAACTCGGCCAGCCTTACTCAACGGTGGCCGCTACGGCGCAATCGCTGGCGCAACAAAACGATATGGCTATGCGTGCGTCTGTAGCCTATGCCCTTGGGAAGGCGACGGGAGCCAATACGCCTGGGGCGGTGTCCCTCTTAACCAGCTTGACAGCGGATCCGCTTCCCGGTCCAAAAATTGTAGCCCTTCGATCCCTCGGGCATGTGGGGGATCGTGAGCTTCTTCCCCTCCTGAAGGACGCGCTCCACGATGCGAATGATGCCGTGCGGGCCACCGCGGCAGGGGCACTGCTGCATCTCGTTCAACAGAAAAAATAGCCCTGCCTTAGCGGGCATTCGACAACAGGAGCGGCGCATAGGGGACTTCTATATCTTCTCGCAAGATGATAGAGGGGAACGGGTTACGGCGAGAGAGAGCATGCGCCCAACATACATAATGGAATGTCTCTCTGGCTTTAGGACAGAGGAAAGCCGGCATGGCGTTATGGTAGGATTTCCCGCCATGCGTCAGACCGGTCTCGTGTTCTGGGTTGCGTGCTGCCTGCTGTTTACTGCCTTGCCGGCCTGGGCGTTGGAGTTTACTGCCGATCAAGTGACGAAGATCGATGGCCGCATCCACAAGGCCAACATTTATTATCGCGATCAGATGTGGCGTATCGAGCACCATTCATCGGGCCCAGTCAATGTCAGTATCGTTCGGAAGGACAAGCAGGTCGTGTGGTTACTGCTCTCGCGGATGAAGCACTTCAAAACGATGCCCTATAGTCCGGAGCACGATCTCAGGGTGAGTGAAAAGCTGGACGGAGAAGTGTCGAGGCAGGAGATTGGAACAGAAGTGCGTGAAGGCCATCCGACGATTCTCTACGAAGTCGCGACGAAGCAAGGGGAACAGGTCGAGGAGTACTACCAGTGGATCGCGACGGATATCCATTTCCCGATGAAGTTGGCGAGGAAAGATGGGAGTTGGATCGTGGAGTACCAGCATGTGAAGCTGCGGTCGGTTTCAGACTATCTCTTCAACCTGCCGGTCAACTTTCAGCCGTTGGAAGACTTCAAAAAACAAGAAGAGCCGGAGCCCGCCGGGCCCGGGCTGTCACGTAACTAAGGAGGCTGGATTGTGAAAGTGCTCGGAATCATCGCGGGCGTTGTGGTAACGGGATTGATGGTCATAGGCGGCGCGGTTCACGCATTGGACGTGGCTGACGTCGTCCGGGAATGGACCCCTGAAGGGAAGAAACTTGCCGCCGAAAGGGTGAAACTGCCGGCTCACGACGAGATGGTCCTTATTCCGGCCGGTTCGTTCACCATGGGGAGCGACAGGAAGATAGACCGCAATGCCTATCCCGCAGAGTTTCCCCAACGGAAGGTCTATCTGGACGCCTACGAGATCGACAAATTCGAAGTGACCACCGTGCAATTTCTGAAGTTCATCCTCGCGAAGGATCTGCCGCCCCTCATCGACTGGCAGTATGACGGTGGTAATTTCCAGGAGACCATGGTCAATCATCCTGTGATGCACGTGTCGTGGGCCGATGCCGATGCCTACTGCGCGTGGGCGGGCAAACGGCTTCCGACCGAAGCTGAGTGGGAGAAGGCGGCGCGTGGGGAAGATGGGCGGATTTATCCCTGGGGCAATCAGCCGGCAGGCCTCTCGCGTTCGAACTTCGGCCGGACCGGTTTGTCTGGTCCGGTACGCGATCGTCCCGAACGGCTCTTGCTCTATCCACCGATCATTTCTGTGGATAAATACGACAACGCGGTGAGTCCATTCGGCTTGTTCCAGATGGCGGGTAACGTGGCCGAATGGGTGGCCGACTGGTATGACCCCAAGTACTACGCAACCGCGCCGGATAAGAATCCCAAGGGGCCGGAGCAGGGAACGCAGCGGAGCTTCCGTGGCGGTGGTTGGATCGACAGCACGCCGAGTGTGCGGACCGCTCAACGGAACGGGACTGATCCCAGTACCAAGATGAACTGGATGGGTTTCCGCTGCGCGCGGGATGTGAAAGACGCAACGGGTTTGCAAGGCTGAAACGCTGTACCAGGAGGATTCATCTTCATGCCCGGCCACGTCACACAATTGACTCGAACCAAGCCTGTGCCTTGCCTCATCGCCGGACCCCTGCTTGCGTTGGCTCTCATGAGCCTCATCCCGGCCTCGCTCTCCGGGGCACAAGGAGGCAAGACGGAAGTGTTCCCGGTGCAGAAAGCTGCGCCGGCAGCGGTCTTTATCGAGGCACCGGGAAGCGAAACCGATTTGCGGCGTCAATTGCGGACCAAAAACGGGGTATCTCAACTCAGTTCCTCTACCTCGGTGATCCGCTTCTCGGTCGCACCGACAGGAAGCTTTGGATTTATTCCTCCCAAACTTCTGGGAATGGCCTTGATCACGCAAAGCCCGGATCTCCCCATCGAACAGGTACCGCCCATCTCCAATGCGTTTGAGATTCATAAACTTGCCGATGGAAGTGGGATGCTGGTGGGATTTGTGGAGGCAAGCCTGAAGCCTCTATTGACGGCTAGTGAGCGGCCAAAGAATGTCAGACTTGAACTTTATTCCAGTCCCTCAGACAAGGCGCCGCACATCGTTGCGGTGCCTTTGGTCAAACTGGTTGTCGATCGGATGCCGATCCGGCTCAATCCGAAAGACCCAGGCAGCGCTGTTCTGCTCGATATGGATTTGCAGGGCACTGCCAATCGAACTTCGTCTCAAACTGGCCCCTAGCGGGATGCGTGGGAAAAATTGCTCTCGCGAAATTGGAACGATTCTTCGGTGAGGCCAAATCAAGCCGCGTGGAGGAAATTGAGACTAAGTTACTCGAGAGATCCTATGATGAGGACATGGTTTCCCGTGGTCTAATCCTGCCGGCTATCCATAGGCTTCTGCTTCATTTCCTTGTTCCTAATCTTCCGATCTGCCCATTTTTGCCCCAGATTCCAATAAAAATCGTCCAAGAAATTAGACAGTCTATCCGATTGAAATTCCAGCACTGATTATTTTATGCTGCTCATGACTGTCTAGTTTTGTGGAAATATACTCATCGCACGTCTATCGGTTTCATCCGGCTCTCGATCGCAAATTGCTAGGACTGATGCGGGGCAACCAGCGATTCCTTTCGGTATCTGGACCTGGGCATGTAAGTTGCGGAGGCGTATGATCGCTGGTGAAGGTCTGGGTGATTAGGACCGGCCTCCGAATGACCCTCTCCTCCGCAAGGAGGAAGCCTTCACCAGCTCTTAACACAGAGTGCTGATTTGGTCATTGAAGAGTGCTTTGTTGAGAAGGGCCGGTTGAGATATCCGGGAGCCAACCACTCAGTGAATAAAATAAATGGTCTGTTCAATCCTTAAAAAGGGAGGCCGAGATATGAGATCTTTTCTGGTTCACCCACGACGTCAGCGGCGGCGCAGCAGCCTGTCGCTGATCTTGCTGAGTGTCTTATTGGCGGGCAGCTTGGTCGTGACACCATGGCTGTTTGCCGCAAGTCAAGGTGAGTCGTCGCATGAAGGCCATGCGACACCAGTCGCACTGCCAGGCTGGACGCAGCAATTGAAGGGGCAGACCATCCTGGAGGATACGATCGAAGGGCGGCCTGACCGTTCGGGAAAAATGGAGGTGCAGCACCATCGCCTGATGGAGAAGCTCGAACAGCAGGCCCAGAAGGATGCCAAGGCGCAGCAGACATCTGGAGCGTTCAACGAGATGTCGATGATGCATCAATACATGGGCCAGGATGGCAGCAGCTTCCTGCTCATGTCGGATGGGTCCAAAGGCGAGCCTGTGATGACTTCCGGGGGGAAGTGCCCAGCCGGTGTGCCGGTTAAGCAATACGATGTTTCGATGATCAATATCGAGATCACGCTGAACCGCTGGCTCGATTTCTATCCCGGTTATATGTATGCGTTGACCCAGGATCTCGACAAGGTCCGCAGTGAGGAGGCGAAGAACAGGGAGGCTCGCGAAAAGGACGGCTTCGATCCAGGGGCGGTGACCACGGGATTGCAGGGCGACATGATTCAACCCTTGGTGCTGCGCGCCAACCAGGGCGATTGTGTGAAAATGACGCTTCGCAACCAGATGGAGAGCGAGGACGGCAGCCTGTTTATCAGCGCCTCCAGCATGATCGTGAGTGCCACAGGCAAGCCGGCCACGACGACG
Encoded here:
- a CDS encoding APC family permease, with the protein product MPLKRWLVGDPLKSVQAAQERLSKTLALAVFSSNAISSVAYATEEILLVLVLAGTAAIAWSIPVSLAILSLIVILTISYRQIIYAYPEGGGAYIVARTNLGERPALIAAGALIIDYVLTVAVSVAAGISALTSAVPSLFEHREALALAATVFIIIMNLRGLRESGKFFAIPVYFAIGTLGVMVVIGAIHALFGQGVSVSPDHQMAVEELTLFLILRSFAAGCSAVTGMEVISNGVKTFRRPESENASTTMIHMSLILAGLFMGITFLASHHGILPKPDETVVSQLARLTFGTGALYYALQIGTMLLLILAANSAFAGFPHLASILARDGYMPRQMASFGDRLVFSNGIIILGVFACFLLILFHGDPHALIPLYAVGVFISFTLSQSGMVRRWLSKKGAHWQTKLIVNGLGAITTGIATLILATTKFTHGAWIVFVLIALLVWMFLSIRSHYKAVAEQVALTRDHRPPPPRRNIVVIPINSVNQSVIRAVDYARSRTGEVRAVIVDVDAEATARNQIQWAQWGCGVQLTVLPCPYRSVLSSFLEYVEDLLNKEPDTWVTVVIPEILPAHWWHGILHNQRALLLKASLLFKDRVILIDVPFHLKR
- a CDS encoding HEAT repeat domain-containing protein codes for the protein MRELFMRSRSYRWSFPAAVACFVLLGGADQLLFAAGASSVPKEIQEAFDTQQYAQVLERLGKLGKEQGMAPDLHRLKIRSLLKLGNPKDALGEYDKLERSLKQDDLPLLREVALGFIVVLVKDMREQMRGAAYTALKEVDGDDMIPYFEDGLSDGSGPVRALAVEGLGRSEMGRKSARLRTAIEDQAGLVKARVVKTLGKTGDPGVMPLVEAATKDELTTVRIAAYGALIRLGKKEVWAELQKAAASLNPEDRADAIRTMAELKDHRGAPVMMEALTYKQPSVRGAAARGLGHLGYTEARGSIEQLLKDPVPAVRESAVTGLAELGGSESVSALNKALSDGSHTVRASAVAALLQLGQPYSTVAATAQSLAQQNDMAMRASVAYALGKATGANTPGAVSLLTSLTADPLPGPKIVALRSLGHVGDRELLPLLKDALHDANDAVRATAAGALLHLVQQKK
- a CDS encoding carboxypeptidase regulatory-like domain-containing protein, yielding MAGMLAAISVGAESSSAYDVMDVQHGGTVQGTVRLDGDVPEPKGFNLITFPDPAYCGRISNGRGWRLLHDFVVNQRGGLKDAIVLLEGVKAGKPFELSVPLIEARDCQFSPFITIVRNGHAVEVVNMDPVMHDIQGYETSIEAGARVLFNTPLVMNHQHRRGDIHAMHNHAPGKSLVGPLYLNRGRRTFYMQCGFHAYMESWAMAVNNPYYTLTDESGAFSIENIPPGTYQLVVWHPQTGPGLTKIVTVQPEGKLVEQLSLLAPKGNRSAYKVMDNPRFGPETLGYAVDIQPLVEHQH
- a CDS encoding multicopper oxidase domain-containing protein — protein: MIIHKVRGCVLTRMLGAIAAIALIGVPLASAENSSQPGQPSSPHVAMNHQLPGWAEKLKGQTIVEDAMGGKPTRAAMVEQQHQRIMEHMAQDPQMQGVNTGMYNTSSMMHQYGAGGQDMLLVSDPRVEPVAMTGGGKCPATAPVKQYNISTINVEITLNQWLDFYPGYMYVLDEDLDKVRAEEAKNKEAREKDGFDPGAVIPGVQAQWIQPLVFRGNQGDCIKIKLSNKLEEGSGPVSLHIHGSSMVVSATGAAATTTNPDSVVEEKKTGEFEWYLHPNIQEGVRQFHTYAQDRELTVMGLFGAFVVEPRGSSYLEPLGAGDPTPASSGWQTIIKNGTGPDFREFVLIYHEIGDEAFRPLNKKGDFLPQRDPLTDTYRPGGRAINYRSEPFGINNMHLQHEYFGFEDESMGYSSYTFGDPSPTIPRSYIGDPAKFRLVHGGSEVFHSHHPHGGTIRWPRSPRAIDDMNLWATAGNGPVKYPVIRAKTDRVDVEVIGPSEALDLETECGSGLCQQLAGDFLFHCHVAHHYVSGMWGYWRVYNTIQQGDLRNDVMPDLRELPDRKGRIRTPISSDKLIGQTVDWFGKAFRIIDKGKSNWATNPAVITIKDWVEMQMPTMGKPGHKDDEKGQLVSYDATVLDWAWEGNRAMSEKESTTDNPKYKSTHPGKRHPIMFEPLTGKVAWPHLTPHFGKRVMFSPNHSGAPWLEMIRREVNGDESIDQAKPGENGVWSLCPENAGRKDYNVHFIKLPIKIAKAQGKEPPVIDPNGLIYVLHEEEAAIRANDDLKYPLVVRGNIYDCVDWTLTSEWDDDDFTNFQSSKINTHWHFLQFDNQASDGVITGFSYEQSVRPFTMLEKKNKKGLPLPMNTVLTAPVKKGAASITVKNAGQYHVGTLILVGADNVKGNEIARIKSIKGSTIALTKGLKNDHPANDIVTVEFVRQRFWVDADVGTVFWHDHAFGATTWPHGGFGTFIAEPVGSTYHDPKTGKPIRSGPIADIRTVEPVGYGVNNSFRELMVQVHDTVPHTVNIVTAGNPPGQPIEVALEAGKTVSFMMPEKIYMTPMPFLNGGTHTTGSGLNFRAGPIAQRLATNPDVSQAFNSQIHGDPYTPLLRAYVGDTMVFRLLHTLMNETMTWTLAGHTFLSERYAGDANRKNSMHVGIAERYDLVVPQAGGPRLQAGDYIHFNGRSSKLSEGAWGILRVYDKEQADLKKLPAGFSNKGEIPKALPVCPADAPVKTFNVVALDYPAMKFNAKAPDAIEVDFERTIQISNPEAKIYALEEDTAKVASGAHPMPLTLRVNIGDCVKVNLKNKMKEGKASFSAIGLAFDPKDSMGANVGNNQGDQTIAPGAERTYTYYADPFNGETTSLVWDWGNVMTNPRNGLFGAVVVGPKGSKYRDPKTGADLTNKNAWAADVIIDRSVPGNEMRANYRDVALFFQDEDNIIGTSFMPYVQNVAGLTGVNYRSEPYKYREEQGCSLGKMFQPCKVGKPEDPSTPVIEAHSGDPVRIHVIGASNEQNGMFSVEKHEWPIEPFMRGADLISVVEFAGSEVLDAFLPSAGGPYRLPGDYVYSNQRLPYSQSGQWGYVRVLPSGDTRLLPLTGAGASMKSASVEPPVQVIPVAAK